The following are encoded together in the Proteiniphilum saccharofermentans genome:
- a CDS encoding DUF5686 family protein encodes MKQFLFFTLGCIIITSSLQAQQLKGIIVNKKGEPVPNSTVYIYEIAKGIAADNLGEFQTTLEPGTYACEFRSLGYESVKKDIIMGKENRTIRVELQETSYMLKEVVIYATASNEDPAYRIMRKAIAHAPYYRYQIKEYTSEAYIKGSLTIDKIPGILKRAMKVNDNNFDINSIIGKPLVMESKSNIHFTSPETYQQNVVALKSSIPKEFNVDKGLSIMTSSIYNAELNGRISPLAPGAFRFYAFKLENVDYQPDHIINKIKVTPRKKNPNLFSGYIYILEDTWNVYIADLVASELGTTLHYRINYHQVQPSVYLPTTYDVSMTMNTMGVKGSGKYYASMKYNSVQADKTQNPVAINETALPDESEEQKIPPKKQKISDELERLAQKEELSTKEAYKMSKLMSRMVEPEEVKEQRESLEIKDIEKVKMKVDTLAWKRDSAFWTNIRELPLREDELRSYQIRDSLSGGDTVSETSRDRNEVVLSIDENPKTVFGKITQGGVWKMNRDLSLRYGGLMGGLREYNFTDGLWLGQTLSLNWAIDKNRNFSVSPSLYYATARKEWLWHVSTSLNYAPMSLGRFHLSAGHISRDVNSQNGESRLMNTLAAIDLGQNFIRFYDSRYVKGDHYIDIANGLHLYTSAEIDKRSILRNRTSFNFIGKDIPENIPSDATLYPNHTATNITVELSYTPRYRYRVREGQKWYVSTKYPTFSVAYKKGVDLFADNSGPLYDRISTSISQTIKVSPFEEIDYLFSGGTFLSSDRLYPNDFKYFRNNQMLFTASDFNRSFNLLGPYTASGKWWMEGHLNYQSQYLFLKNLPFLQRFSFDEAFHLHGLSTENRKYYLEGGYSIGFLGLGRAGIFTGFTDKKFDRFGVKLSYPLWNFMEKPLK; translated from the coding sequence ATGAAGCAATTTCTGTTCTTCACGTTGGGTTGTATTATCATAACCTCAAGCCTGCAGGCACAACAACTCAAAGGCATTATTGTCAATAAAAAAGGAGAACCTGTTCCAAACTCAACCGTCTATATCTACGAAATTGCCAAAGGAATTGCTGCCGATAACCTCGGCGAATTTCAAACCACCCTTGAGCCGGGGACCTATGCGTGTGAATTTCGTTCCCTCGGATACGAGAGTGTCAAGAAAGACATAATAATGGGAAAGGAAAACCGGACTATCCGTGTGGAACTTCAGGAAACATCCTATATGCTGAAGGAGGTGGTGATTTATGCTACCGCCAGTAATGAAGACCCGGCCTACCGTATCATGCGCAAAGCAATTGCCCATGCCCCTTATTACCGTTATCAGATAAAAGAATATACATCGGAAGCCTATATAAAGGGAAGCCTGACCATCGATAAGATCCCGGGAATCCTTAAACGCGCCATGAAGGTCAACGACAATAACTTCGACATCAACTCCATCATAGGAAAACCACTGGTAATGGAATCTAAAAGCAATATTCACTTTACATCACCCGAAACTTACCAACAAAATGTGGTTGCACTGAAAAGTTCCATTCCCAAAGAGTTCAATGTGGACAAGGGATTGAGTATTATGACTTCAAGTATCTATAACGCTGAGCTGAACGGGAGAATCTCCCCGCTCGCTCCCGGAGCATTCAGGTTTTATGCCTTCAAATTGGAGAATGTGGATTACCAGCCCGATCATATCATCAACAAGATCAAGGTAACTCCCAGAAAGAAAAACCCCAACCTCTTCTCGGGTTATATCTACATCCTGGAAGATACATGGAACGTATATATTGCCGACCTCGTTGCAAGTGAACTGGGCACTACCTTGCATTACCGCATCAACTACCATCAGGTACAGCCTTCGGTCTACTTGCCCACCACCTACGATGTAAGTATGACTATGAATACGATGGGTGTAAAAGGATCGGGAAAATACTATGCATCAATGAAATATAATTCAGTCCAGGCAGATAAAACCCAAAATCCTGTCGCCATCAATGAAACAGCATTGCCGGATGAGTCTGAGGAACAGAAAATACCACCTAAAAAACAGAAGATATCGGATGAGTTGGAGAGGCTGGCCCAAAAGGAAGAACTCTCTACCAAAGAGGCCTATAAAATGTCGAAACTGATGAGCCGGATGGTGGAACCGGAAGAGGTGAAAGAACAACGGGAATCGCTCGAAATAAAAGATATTGAAAAGGTAAAGATGAAAGTGGACACGCTGGCATGGAAGAGAGACTCAGCTTTCTGGACAAATATCCGTGAACTTCCGCTTCGGGAAGATGAGTTGAGAAGTTACCAGATAAGGGATTCATTGTCGGGTGGCGACACTGTTTCTGAAACATCCCGAGATAGGAATGAAGTGGTACTATCGATTGACGAAAATCCGAAAACCGTGTTCGGAAAAATTACGCAGGGAGGCGTATGGAAAATGAACCGGGATCTTTCACTCCGTTACGGGGGATTAATGGGTGGATTGAGAGAATACAATTTCACCGACGGACTTTGGCTTGGACAAACCCTTTCCTTGAATTGGGCCATCGATAAGAACCGGAATTTCTCGGTTTCCCCGTCGCTCTACTACGCCACAGCACGAAAAGAATGGTTATGGCACGTTTCCACCTCATTGAATTATGCACCTATGTCCCTTGGACGGTTTCATCTCTCGGCAGGGCATATATCCCGTGATGTAAATAGTCAAAACGGGGAGTCGAGACTGATGAACACCCTTGCAGCCATCGACCTGGGACAGAATTTCATTCGCTTTTACGACAGCCGGTACGTCAAAGGCGACCATTATATAGATATTGCCAACGGACTGCATCTGTACACCAGTGCGGAAATAGATAAACGGTCGATCCTGCGTAACCGTACCTCGTTTAATTTTATCGGCAAAGATATTCCTGAAAATATTCCCTCCGACGCCACTTTATATCCCAATCATACAGCCACAAATATTACGGTGGAACTCTCCTATACTCCACGATACCGCTACCGCGTGAGAGAAGGCCAAAAATGGTATGTCTCCACCAAATATCCTACTTTTTCAGTTGCATACAAAAAAGGAGTCGATCTTTTCGCCGACAATTCTGGACCACTTTATGACCGAATTTCCACATCAATCTCTCAAACTATTAAAGTCTCCCCTTTCGAAGAGATCGATTACCTGTTTTCGGGCGGCACGTTCTTATCATCCGACAGGTTATACCCGAATGATTTCAAATATTTCAGGAATAACCAAATGCTGTTCACTGCGTCCGATTTTAACCGGAGTTTCAACCTTCTGGGACCTTATACCGCTTCCGGGAAATGGTGGATGGAAGGACACCTGAATTATCAATCGCAGTATCTCTTTCTGAAAAACCTGCCTTTCCTGCAACGTTTCTCATTCGATGAAGCGTTCCATTTGCATGGCCTGTCCACTGAAAACAGGAAATACTATCTGGAGGGCGGTTATTCCATAGGGTTCCTGGGTTTAGGCAGGGCAGGGATTTTCACCGGTTTCACCGATAAAAAGTTCGATCGTTTCGGTGTAAAGTTAAGCTATCCGCTTTGGAATTTTATGGAAAAGCCATTGAAATAA
- the nhaA gene encoding Na+/H+ antiporter NhaA, translating to MSTGHKDLQPPATSIFKRIINDSRSLGILLLLCTFFSLILTNIEGIGNLYYNFWEMSIPGFHDLHLPHTIIHFVNDALMTLFFFHVAIDIKREVTKGELSSFSRMMLPTASALFGVAFPAVIFSVITAGTAYSNGWAIPTATDIAFTLGMISLLGKAVPHSMKVFLTALAIIDDLCAILIIALFYGSALYLIWLVGVVVVALAIFLINRHFQHKSVYYITVGLGLVMWYCMYRSGIHASFAGVILAFIIPVSKMPAFEKRLGLPVNFIIVPIFALANTSILISPTAISGLTSPLSLGIILGLFLGKPIGITLAVYLMVKLRLVRLANIHWVQFIGVGILAGIGFTMSIFVSNLSFPDDKMLKDIAKLSVLIASALAMIVGYIWLKAFSREKEEVDT from the coding sequence ATGAGTACTGGACATAAAGACCTGCAACCACCGGCTACGTCGATATTCAAACGAATTATCAACGACAGCAGATCATTGGGAATACTTTTACTGTTATGCACTTTCTTCTCATTGATCTTAACAAATATCGAAGGGATAGGGAACCTTTATTATAATTTCTGGGAAATGTCAATTCCCGGATTTCACGATCTGCATTTACCCCATACGATCATTCATTTCGTGAATGACGCCCTGATGACGTTATTCTTCTTTCATGTAGCCATCGACATAAAAAGGGAAGTAACCAAAGGGGAACTCTCGTCTTTTAGCAGGATGATGCTCCCCACTGCATCTGCGTTGTTCGGAGTAGCTTTTCCGGCAGTTATTTTTTCCGTAATTACTGCCGGTACAGCCTATTCAAACGGGTGGGCCATACCAACCGCTACAGATATTGCTTTCACCCTCGGCATGATAAGCCTGTTAGGAAAAGCGGTTCCTCATTCCATGAAAGTATTTCTGACAGCATTAGCCATTATAGACGATCTGTGCGCTATTCTTATTATCGCGCTGTTTTATGGTTCTGCACTTTACCTTATCTGGCTGGTGGGAGTAGTAGTTGTAGCTCTTGCGATCTTTCTTATCAACCGTCATTTTCAGCATAAATCCGTTTATTATATTACGGTCGGACTGGGATTGGTCATGTGGTATTGTATGTACCGGTCAGGTATTCATGCCTCATTTGCCGGGGTAATACTTGCTTTTATCATTCCGGTAAGTAAGATGCCTGCATTTGAGAAGAGGCTCGGTCTTCCTGTTAATTTTATCATTGTCCCTATCTTCGCACTGGCCAACACCAGTATTTTGATTTCACCGACAGCCATATCCGGACTTACTTCTCCTCTTTCTCTCGGAATTATCCTGGGTCTGTTCCTGGGAAAACCGATAGGTATCACACTGGCCGTTTATCTGATGGTTAAGCTTCGGTTGGTTAGGTTAGCAAATATCCACTGGGTACAGTTTATAGGAGTCGGTATATTGGCAGGTATTGGTTTTACCATGTCTATCTTCGTATCGAATCTTTCTTTCCCTGACGACAAGATGCTGAAGGATATCGCGAAACTGTCGGTACTGATCGCTTCGGCCCTGGCAATGATCGTAGGCTATATATGGCTAAAAGCATTTTCCCGCGAAAAAGAAGAAGTCGATACATAA
- a CDS encoding IS30 family transposase, with translation MRKKYKQLTSEQRYAIYLGIKNGDSQRTIAESIGVSPSTVSRELGRNKKKHGGYSWRLAHEMAQERKERLPGNRDTPEWIKQKVFRLVRDEWSPKQISGYLEKYKQIRVSHETIYKWIREDKIAGGDLYTHCRHKLKHRKRPVGSVKGIPNRRSIRERPVEADGSRFGDFEMDTIIGANQSEVILTVTERKTNLVMTRGLPRGKDSKEVAKVLANMLLPYKDIIKTITTDNGTEFAAHEMITKRLGVPVYFTDPYSSWQKGAIENANKLIRQYIPKGASFKDYPPGRLKQIQHKLNNRPREKLSFSTPKVEFYKQLM, from the coding sequence ATGAGAAAAAAATACAAACAGTTAACTTCAGAACAAAGGTACGCGATTTATTTAGGTATAAAAAATGGTGACAGCCAGCGAACCATCGCAGAGTCCATAGGGGTCAGTCCTTCAACGGTGTCCAGGGAACTGGGTCGTAACAAGAAGAAACATGGAGGTTACTCCTGGCGCTTGGCTCACGAGATGGCACAAGAGAGAAAGGAGCGTTTGCCCGGGAACAGGGACACCCCGGAGTGGATTAAACAGAAGGTGTTCCGGCTTGTCCGTGATGAATGGTCTCCCAAGCAGATCAGCGGATATTTGGAGAAATACAAGCAAATCCGGGTTTCCCACGAGACCATTTACAAGTGGATCCGGGAGGACAAAATAGCCGGGGGTGACCTTTACACGCATTGCCGCCACAAGCTCAAGCACCGCAAGAGGCCGGTGGGGTCAGTCAAGGGCATCCCCAACCGGAGAAGCATCCGGGAAAGGCCCGTGGAGGCCGACGGGAGCCGGTTCGGTGACTTTGAAATGGACACGATAATAGGAGCCAATCAATCGGAGGTGATCTTGACGGTAACGGAAAGGAAAACGAACCTTGTAATGACCAGGGGACTGCCCCGGGGCAAGGACTCCAAGGAGGTGGCAAAAGTGCTTGCTAACATGCTGCTACCCTACAAGGATATAATAAAGACCATCACCACGGATAACGGCACGGAGTTCGCCGCCCATGAAATGATAACTAAAAGACTGGGAGTCCCCGTATATTTTACAGACCCCTATTCATCGTGGCAAAAAGGAGCGATTGAAAATGCTAATAAACTCATCCGGCAATACATCCCCAAGGGGGCATCATTCAAGGACTATCCCCCGGGGAGATTAAAGCAAATACAGCATAAATTGAACAATCGACCAAGAGAAAAATTAAGCTTCAGCACACCAAAAGTTGAGTTTTACAAACAATTAATGTAA
- the rlmH gene encoding 23S rRNA (pseudouridine(1915)-N(3))-methyltransferase RlmH, with protein MKIILLSIGKTDDPLFSQIIEEYRKRVNYYIPFEMQIIPDIKNTKNLSEKEQKKQEGEKLLKWLQPSDYVILLDDKGKQYSSAEFAGYIEKKSFSATKLLIFVVGGPYGFSDEIRERANEAVSLSRMTFTHQMVRLIFTEQLYRAMTILQNEPYHHE; from the coding sequence ATGAAAATTATTTTACTTTCCATAGGCAAGACCGACGACCCTCTTTTTTCACAAATCATAGAAGAATACAGAAAGAGGGTCAATTACTATATTCCGTTCGAGATGCAGATTATTCCCGATATAAAAAACACAAAAAATCTCTCTGAAAAAGAACAAAAAAAGCAGGAAGGGGAAAAACTGCTGAAATGGCTGCAACCGTCCGACTATGTTATACTGCTCGATGATAAGGGGAAACAATACTCCTCCGCAGAGTTCGCCGGATATATAGAGAAAAAGAGTTTTTCCGCTACTAAGCTGTTGATTTTTGTTGTAGGAGGACCTTATGGATTTTCTGATGAGATCCGGGAAAGGGCAAACGAAGCTGTGTCGTTATCCAGAATGACTTTCACCCATCAGATGGTAAGGTTGATCTTCACCGAACAGCTTTACCGTGCGATGACCATTTTACAGAATGAACCTTATCATCACGAATAA
- the nadC gene encoding carboxylating nicotinate-nucleotide diphosphorylase has product MTEKELIHNLIRLAFTEDIGDGDHTTLCSIPETEEGKSKLLIKQEGILAGVDIAIEVFHTFDPALQVEVFLQDGTYVKPGDIAFVVSGKVRSILQTERLVLNIMQRMSGIATITNSYMKLLEGTSAKVLDTRKTTPGMRILEKQAVKIGGGENHRIGLFDMILLKDNHVDFAGGIENAIRGAQNYLKEKNKKLKIEIEVRTLDELEEALRVGGVDRIMLDNFTPAQTFDAVKIVKAVNEHVELESSGGITIDTIRKYAETGVDYISVGALTHSVKSLDMSLKAI; this is encoded by the coding sequence ATGACAGAAAAAGAGTTAATTCATAACCTTATCCGATTAGCTTTTACAGAAGATATCGGAGACGGAGACCACACCACCCTCTGTAGTATCCCGGAGACAGAAGAAGGGAAATCCAAATTGCTTATTAAGCAGGAAGGTATACTTGCCGGTGTAGATATAGCGATTGAAGTATTCCATACCTTTGATCCGGCGTTGCAAGTAGAGGTTTTTCTTCAAGATGGGACATATGTTAAACCGGGAGACATAGCCTTTGTGGTATCGGGAAAGGTACGCTCCATTTTGCAGACCGAGCGGCTTGTACTTAATATTATGCAACGCATGAGCGGTATTGCTACCATAACCAACAGTTATATGAAACTGCTTGAAGGTACATCCGCAAAAGTGCTCGACACCCGGAAAACTACTCCGGGAATGCGTATCCTTGAAAAACAGGCTGTCAAGATCGGAGGAGGAGAGAATCACCGGATAGGACTGTTTGATATGATCCTGTTGAAAGACAATCATGTCGATTTTGCAGGAGGGATCGAAAATGCTATCCGTGGTGCACAAAATTATTTGAAAGAGAAAAATAAAAAACTCAAAATTGAGATAGAGGTAAGGACCCTGGATGAACTTGAAGAGGCGCTCCGCGTGGGTGGAGTGGACAGGATCATGCTTGATAATTTTACTCCTGCACAAACCTTCGATGCAGTGAAGATTGTGAAGGCTGTGAATGAACATGTGGAGTTGGAATCTTCGGGTGGGATCACTATCGATACAATACGCAAATATGCCGAAACAGGGGTAGATTACATATCGGTGGGGGCACTGACTCACTCTGTGAAAAGTCTCGATATGAGTTTGAAAGCAATCTGA
- a CDS encoding ABC transporter permease gives MGTIEQINVTPVQKHQFLLGKLIPFWVIGMVIFTIGLFGIAWPVYGIVPAGNLLLLYGYLSVYLVGILGLGLLISTYADTQQQAMSVAFFFMMIFILMSGLFTPIDSMPRWAYIIARSSPVTYFIEVMRMIVLKGNSFEHIWRHFLIMAGFAVCLNGWAIVNYRKTN, from the coding sequence GTGGGTACGATTGAGCAAATCAACGTCACTCCCGTTCAAAAACACCAGTTCCTTCTGGGGAAATTGATCCCGTTCTGGGTCATTGGAATGGTTATATTCACCATTGGATTATTCGGCATTGCCTGGCCGGTTTACGGTATTGTTCCGGCCGGTAATCTGTTGTTACTTTACGGGTATCTTTCTGTATATCTGGTGGGGATACTTGGATTGGGATTATTAATCTCCACCTATGCCGATACGCAGCAACAAGCCATGTCTGTCGCTTTTTTCTTTATGATGATCTTTATATTGATGAGCGGACTGTTTACGCCGATCGACAGTATGCCCCGTTGGGCTTACATCATTGCACGCAGCAGTCCCGTCACTTATTTTATCGAAGTGATGCGGATGATTGTGTTGAAGGGGAACAGTTTCGAACACATATGGCGCCACTTCTTAATTATGGCGGGGTTTGCCGTATGTCTTAACGGCTGGGCAATTGTAAATTACAGAAAAACAAATTAA
- a CDS encoding dCMP deaminase family protein has translation MEQNEEKQELLDRRYMRMAFIWAENSYCKRRKVGALLVKNKMIISDGYNGTPSGFENVCEDENDVTKPYVLHAEANAITKVARSNNSSDGATLYVTSSPCIECAKLIIQAGISRVVFAENYRLSDGIELLRRANVELVSVETDK, from the coding sequence ATGGAACAAAACGAGGAAAAGCAGGAATTGCTTGACAGGCGGTATATGCGAATGGCCTTTATATGGGCGGAAAACTCCTATTGCAAACGAAGAAAGGTCGGTGCGCTCCTGGTGAAGAATAAGATGATCATTTCAGATGGTTACAATGGTACTCCGTCGGGGTTTGAGAATGTGTGTGAGGACGAGAATGATGTGACTAAGCCTTATGTGCTCCATGCCGAGGCAAATGCAATCACTAAAGTGGCACGCTCTAATAACAGCAGTGACGGGGCCACACTCTACGTCACCTCTTCACCTTGTATTGAGTGCGCAAAGTTGATCATCCAAGCCGGTATAAGCAGAGTAGTTTTTGCTGAAAATTATCGGTTGAGTGATGGAATTGAACTGTTAAGAAGAGCCAATGTTGAACTCGTTTCGGTGGAAACCGACAAATAA
- a CDS encoding DNA alkylation repair protein — METILRNIRADLRMSMNGVTAASMRSKGVGYRMNFGVDVPRLKQIAARYVPDKVLAEIMWKEDVRELKILATMLCPPVRFSKEDAERWVQGAANQEIREQVCKNLFQELSYADELVQEWTGNKDETIRTTGYWLFARLCIIRSDAINRIRSEELLERAKADLKNESLLLRQSALNTLKFFGRLSPDNAEKVMWLVADFEYSVDPQEKEIFDLLSFEFKL, encoded by the coding sequence ATGGAGACAATTTTACGTAATATACGGGCCGATCTGCGGATGTCGATGAATGGTGTGACTGCCGCCAGTATGCGGTCGAAAGGAGTAGGATATCGTATGAATTTCGGGGTGGATGTCCCCCGACTCAAACAAATCGCAGCCAGATACGTGCCGGATAAAGTATTGGCGGAAATAATGTGGAAAGAGGATGTGCGTGAGTTGAAGATACTTGCGACAATGCTCTGTCCGCCTGTCCGTTTTTCTAAGGAAGATGCCGAGCGTTGGGTCCAGGGTGCAGCCAATCAGGAGATCCGTGAACAGGTTTGTAAAAATCTTTTCCAGGAGTTGTCTTATGCCGATGAATTGGTGCAGGAATGGACCGGAAATAAAGATGAAACCATCCGGACTACCGGATATTGGCTTTTTGCCAGGTTGTGCATAATCCGGTCTGACGCAATAAACCGGATCCGGTCTGAAGAGTTATTGGAAAGAGCAAAAGCCGATCTGAAAAATGAATCGTTGCTACTGCGCCAATCGGCATTGAATACGCTGAAGTTCTTTGGTAGACTCTCACCCGATAACGCTGAAAAGGTGATGTGGTTGGTAGCCGATTTTGAATACTCTGTCGATCCGCAGGAGAAAGAAATCTTTGACCTGCTTTCTTTTGAGTTCAAGCTCTAA
- the pepE gene encoding dipeptidase PepE: MKLLLISNSTNPGEGYLEYPKDRIKEFLGDKANNAIFIPYAAVTFSFDEYEERVNARFAEIGHHVTGIHRFINPVEAIENADAIVVGGGNTWQLVKMLQEKGLMKVIRKKVKKGTPYIGWSAGSNIACPTLRTTNDMPIVEPLKFKTLKLVPFQINPHYLDDHPANHGGETREVRIREFIEVNRDIYVVGLRESTMLLVEDDGMELIGPRKARIFKYGQEPMELSNEDDFSFLLQRK, translated from the coding sequence ATGAAACTCCTCTTAATCAGTAACTCCACCAATCCCGGTGAAGGATATCTGGAGTATCCCAAAGACCGGATCAAAGAATTTCTGGGGGACAAAGCAAATAACGCCATTTTTATTCCTTATGCAGCGGTCACTTTTTCTTTTGATGAATATGAAGAGAGAGTGAATGCCCGTTTCGCCGAAATAGGTCATCATGTCACAGGTATTCATCGCTTCATCAATCCTGTGGAAGCTATTGAAAATGCCGATGCCATTGTTGTCGGAGGCGGGAACACGTGGCAGTTGGTAAAAATGCTTCAGGAAAAGGGACTGATGAAAGTGATCCGTAAGAAGGTGAAGAAAGGCACCCCATACATCGGTTGGAGTGCCGGTTCCAATATAGCCTGTCCGACTCTGAGGACAACCAATGATATGCCAATTGTAGAACCTCTGAAATTTAAAACCTTAAAATTGGTTCCCTTCCAGATCAACCCTCATTATCTCGACGATCACCCGGCAAATCATGGTGGTGAGACCAGAGAGGTACGCATCAGGGAATTTATAGAAGTAAATCGTGATATTTATGTGGTGGGACTTCGTGAAAGCACCATGCTTCTTGTAGAAGATGACGGGATGGAACTGATAGGTCCCCGTAAGGCTCGTATTTTCAAATATGGACAGGAACCGATGGAGCTTTCCAATGAAGATGATTTCAGTTTTCTCCTGCAACGAAAATGA